The genomic DNA ATTTTAATAATATCTTCCTGTTATTCTCTGTGATTAAATGGGAGCAGGATTTGGCAAACTCCTTTATGATTATTAAAAATATACCTAAAGCAATTACAAAGTGAATACTATGTAAAATTTGCATAAACTAACTCCTTAAAAAAATATGTTTTATAAATAATATTATTTCGGAGTTTATAATATGACAAAAAAACACCTATAACAGGTGTTTTCTAATTTTCTTATGGTGCCTCAGGGCAGAATCGAACTGCCGACACGAGGATTTTCAGTCCTCTGCTCTACCGACTGAGCTACCGAGGCACATATACTTTACTGGCGGAGCTGACGGGATTCGAACCCGCGATCTCCTGCGTGACAGGCAGGCATGTTAGGCCTCTACACCACAGCTCCTTATTTGGTGACCCCTAGGGGATTCGAACCCCTGTTACCGCCGTGAAAGGGCGGTGTCTTAACCACTTGACCAAGGGGCCTAAATGGTGAGCCATCCGCGACTCGAACGCGGGACACCCTGATTAAAAGTCAGGTGCTCTACCGACTGAGCTAATGGCTCATAACTGACACTTGTATATAATACTATGATATACACAAAGTGTCAATAGTTTTTTTGTTTTTTTATTTCTTATAACAAAGAAATTAACTCTTTAGTTTGTTCCCTTTTAGGACCTACTGATATCATTGCTACTGGTACTCCTACTAACTCTTCAATTCTTCTAATATATTTTTGGGCGTTTATAGGTAAATCATCAAAACTTGTTATTTTGCTAATATCTTCAGTCCAACCATCCATTTCTTCATATACTGGCTTACATTTTTGTAATTTTTCTATTGTAGCAGGAAAGTGTTCAACTTTAACTCCATCAATTTCATAAGCTGTACAAATTTTAATTTTAGACTGTCCTGTTAAAACATCTAATAAAGTTATAGCTAAATAATCTAAGCCACTAACCCTTTTAGCATGGCGTAAAATAACAGTATCTATCCAACCAATTCTTCTAGGCCTTCCTGTAGTAGTTCCATATTCTCTACCTATTTCCCTTATCTGGTCTGCAGTTTGATCAAAAATTTCTGTAGGGAAAGGTCCATCTCCTACCCTAGTAGAATATGCTTTGACAACACCTAATACTTTATCTATTTTAGAAGGTCCTAAACCAGCACCTATACATACTCCTCCTGCAACTGGATTAGATGCTGTTACATAAGGATATGTTCCATGATCAATATCTAATAACGTTCCTTGTGCCCCTTCAAAAACAACTTTTTTACCTGAATTCAAAACTTCTTCTAATAGAACTGAGGTGTTACAAATATATTGTTTGATCTTTTTACTGTACTCTAAATATTTAGTATATATTTCTTGGAAATCTAAAGGTTGTCCTCCATAATATCTTTCGATTAGTAAATTTTTATCTTCTAAATTTGCTGCTAATTTTTCTTTAAAAACTTCCTCATCTAAAATGTCCGCCATCCTAATACCACATCTTGCTACCTTATCCATGTAAGCAGGTCCTATACCCTTTCCTGTAGTTCCTATTTTATTTTTTCCCCTTCTTGTTTCTGCAAGTAAATCTATTTCTTTATGGTAAGGTAATATCAAATGGGCACTTTCACTTATCCGTAAGTTAGAGACATCTACTCCTAAATCTTCTAGATAATTTATTTCTTTTACTAAGGCTTCTAGATCTACTACCATCCCATTACCAATTATGCATATTTTATCTTTATTCAATATTCCTGATGGTATTAAGTGGAGTTTATATGTTTTACCACCAATAACGATGGTATGCCCAGCATTATTACCTCCTTGATATCTTACAACTACATCGGCCCTTTCAGCCATATAGTCAGTTATTTTACCTTTACCTTCATCGCCCCATTGGGTACCTACAATAACTAATGTTTTCATTAAAATCCCCCTTTATTTATTGCAAATATGTCTAGCAACTACAACTCCTGAAACTGATGCTTGCATTAATCCTCTAGTTAAACCAGCACCATCTCCGATGGTATATAACCCTTCAATTTTGGTTTGGAAATTTTCATCTATGCTTACTTTAGAAGAGTAAAATTTAACCTCTACTCCATATAACAAAGTATTTTTAGAATAAATACCTGGTGCAATTTTATCAAAAGCTTTTAAAGTTTCCACAATTGATGTTAGATATCTGTGAGGTAAAACAAAACTAAGATCCCCTGGCACCGCACTTTTTAAAGTTGGTACAGTTGTTGACTTAGACAATCTATGACTGTTAGTTCTCCTACCATTTAACAAATCCCCTAGCCTTTGTACTAAGATTCCGCCCCCTGTTATCATATTCCCTAATTTAGCAATGTATTTACCATACTCTATAGGTTGATCAAAGGGTTCTGTAAATTTTGTTGATACCAATAAAGCAAAGTTAGTATTAGGACTTTTTTGTTTATCATCGGCAAAACTATGACCATTTACCACCGCTAAATTCTCATCATAATGTTCTTCTGATACATATCCACCTGGATTAACACAGAATGAGCGGACTTTATTTTCAAAGGTATCAGAGTAATAAATCAACTTCGGTTCGTATAGATGCTTTGTTAGATGGTCTAACACCGAATTGGGGACTTCCACCCTAACACCAATATCTACTTCATTATTTTCTGTTTTTATATTTGCATTTTTCATTAGTTTTTCTAACCATCCCGCTCCACCCCTTCCTGGAGCTAAAACAATATTTTTACCGAAATACTCTTTTTCTCCTTCTTTATTTTTAGCTTTAACACCTTTTATTTGTTCATTTTCAATGATTAAATCAGTAACTTCAGTCAGCTGGAGAAAAGTAAAGTTTTTATGCTCCTTTAAAGCATAGTACATTTTCTTTAAAACTTCATACCCTAAATCAGTTCCTAAATGTCTAACAGGACATGGAACCAGCTTTATATTGTATTTTGATGCTTCATACATTATCTCTTCTACTTTCTTATTATCGAGGCCGTGTATTTTCCCGTTGGCCCCAAAACTAACATATATGTTATCAACATATTTTATTAATTCTTGTACCTTTTGATAATCCATGTATTCTGTTAATCTTCCTCCAACCTCTGGAGACAAAGATAGTTTCCCATCACTAAAGGCTCCTGCCCCTGACCAACCATTAACTATACCACAAGGTTGGCAATGGACACATTTTTGTAAAGTTCTTAATGGGCATGTCCTCTTTTCTATTGTTCTTCCTTTATCAAGTATAAGGATTTTTTTGTCCTTATCTTTTTTTACCAACTCTAAAGCTGTAAAAATACCTGCAGGACCTGCACCTACAATAATAACATCATAAGTCATAGGAATCCCTCCTAATTTTAATACATCCTATGCTAGTTTAAACTAAATCCTTAATTAAAGCAAGGGGAAAACATGAACTTTTTGTATTTACTTTTATTAAACGTTCGTTAAATGTATTGTTTAGAATGTTTTGTCCATTAAATTATTATTTTAACTGTTTTTTTTACGAATATCACTAGCATCCCTAACTGTATTAGTATTGCCAAATAATTTTATAGATATTTATTATTTATATTATAAACAACAAAGGAAGAGTTTTATGACCCTTCCTTTGTTGTAAGTAATTCAATTACATATTTAGCACTGTTTACAAGGTCTTCTATAGAAATTTGTTCATTGGTAGTATGGGGCTTAACCATTCCTATACCTAAATTAACTGTTGGTATTCCATAGGTATTAAGAATATTAGTATCACTACCACCACCAGTAGCTTTTAATACCACATTAAACCCTAAATTTCTTGCTGCTTTTATAGCATTTTGTACAACAGGGTCCTTTTCAGTTAAATCAAATGCCGAATACATTCTTTCTGTTTTAACTATTGCTTCTCCGCCAAGTTCTTTAGCCCACTTTTCAAAACAATCTACCATATGTTTAGTTTGTAAATTTAATTTCTCTTCTACTGTACTCCGTGCTTCTCCTTTAATTTCAACTTTATCTGTTACAATATTTGTTGCCGTTCCGCCAGAAATTATTCCAATATTTGCAGTGGTATCTTCATCGATTCTAAGTAGTTTCATTTCAGCTATAGCTTTGCTAGCAATTACAATGGCACTGACTCCTTCTTCTGGGCTTACACCTGCATGGGCAGCTTTTCCTTTTATTACTACTTCGATTTTATCTTGAGCTGGTCCTTTAACGACAATTGTCCCTGGTTTACCATCACTGTCAAGTACATATCCCATTTTCGCACTTAATTTTTTATAATCTAAATTTTTTGCTCCAAATAATCCCCCTTCTTCAGCAATGGTAAATACCACTTCTATATCACCATGGGGGATATCATTTTCTTTTACAGCCCTTATCCCTTCTAAAATTGCTGCAATACCACCTTTATCATCTGCTCCTAAAATAGTATCTGTTTCACTATAAATTATTCCATCTTTAATTATTGGTTTAATGCCTTCTCCAGGGACAACGGTGTCCATATGGGCAGAAAAAAGAATGGTAGGTTTTTCTAAAGTTCCCTTTATTTTAGCTATAATATTTCCTGTGTTTGAACCTACTTTTTCACCAGCTTTATCTACATAAACTTCAGCACCTAATTCTTCTAATTTCTTTATAATAACCTTTGCTACTTCCCCTTCTTTTTTAGTAATACTATCAATTTTGACAAGCTCCATAAATTCTTCAATAAGCCTTTTTTCATTTACCATTTTACATACCTCCTAAGAAATTTTTTATTGAGGGATAATAACTAATTTTACAGTAGCAGTTATTTCTGGATGTAACTTTATGGTAACATTATATTCCCCTGTACTTTTTATTGGCTCAGACAACTCAATTTTTCTTTTATCTACTTTAATTCCTTTTTCTTCTAAAAGGGAGGCAATTTCCTTTGTTGTAACTGATCCAAAGAGTTTTCCACCTTCTCCAGCTTTTGTTAAAATTTCAAGCTCCATATTACTGATTTTTTCTGCATACTCTTTAGCTTCCTTTAATTCTTTTTCTTTTTTCCTTTGTTCAGCTTGTTTTTTATCATCTAATACCTTTACATTACCCTTTGATGCTTCTACAGCATAACCTTTTGGGATTAAAAAATTTCTAGCATAACCTTCAGAAACCTCTATAATTTCTCCTTGTTTTCCTACTTTTTTTACTGTTTGTAACATAATAACTTTCATAAAAAACACCTCCTAAATCCGTCTAAAATTAATGAAAAAGTCTCCTATACTAGCTAATAGAAGGATTTGAAAAAATAGTGGATTACCAAAAAAATTTAATATAACTAAAGTCATTGTTATTATTCTTAAGGGTTTTGAGTTAATTTTCTTTATATAAAAGGTTATTATAGAGATTCCCTGTAATACTATAACCATTACTGTAACTTGTAATATATTGACCCCTATTCTAGTTAATTGAGGAAAACCTATAGGTATTATTTGAGCTAAAACAAATATCCATAACAGCCAATAACCGAATTTCCAATGACTAAAGGGCGGTAATTGTTCATAGGGCACTTTAAAACTCTTTAGAATTTTTTGAGTGACAGTTAAAGCTAAATAACCATAAAACATCGAAGCTAATATTAATAAAGCTGGAAGTATATAAATAAAATCAGCTTTTGACATTATAAATTGCTTTTCTATATCTACATTATTGCCAAATTGTTGTAAGAAAGATTGTACCATCTCTAAAGAAGAAATTTGAATTTCTAGTATTTCATCAAGAAAATCATATTCTAGAAAAGTTACTGCTAAATAAAAAATACAGATAAAGGATAATAATGTAGCTACTGAAGTGAGTAAAAAAGTAAAGGTAGGTTTGAGTTTTTTTGAAAAAGAATATCCTAATGTTAAACCAATAAAATTAGCAAATATCATATTAACTAAGGAGGTATAAGGGTCAACTCCCACAACAATAAGTAATATTATTGATAAAAAGGAAATCATTAAACCTACTTTAATATTATGCCTAATTACTGCAAAGATAATAGGAGTGGGTAATAAGAAAAAAGTTACTAAACCTAAGGGAGTATAAATAGTTAATAGAGATAATACTACTAAAATCCCTAATAACAGTGCCCCCTCTACTATTGATTTAGTAGTTATCCTTTTCATTTACTCACCTCTAGCCATCAAGTACTGTTTCAATTCTTCTATATCCTCTTTAAGCTCAGTAGAACCTTCCCCATCTAACGAATTTACCTTCTCCACTAGTTTTTGATCTAATTTTCTATAACTAAATCCTAGTTTTTTAGCCAACCTAAACAGAGCGATCATCAGACCTATAATATAATCTACTGCTAATTCATCTTTTCCTTTATTAAGGGAATCGTAAATACGGGTAACCCCTGCTAATATATTAACCTTTATAGCTTCTATACTATGTATATTTTTTACTATATCTATCTTTTCTTTTCCACTCATTTTCCCACCCCCAAGAAAAATCGATATATAGCAGAAAAGGGCAAAAATTTTGCCCCGTTTTTTCTACAAATTTTATTCAGCTGTGAATGGCAGTAATGCTAAGATCCTTGCTCTCTTAATAGCAGTTGTTAACTGTCTTTGGTGATGAGCACAGGTTCCAGAAATACGGCGAGGCATAATTTTACCTCTATCAGTAATATATTTACGAAGTTTGTCAGCACTTTTGTAATCAATTTGCTCAATTTTATCTACACAAAAGTTGCAAACTTTTTTACGGCCTCTTTTTTTATCTTTGCGCATCCTTTTCCCTCCTTACCAATTAAAATGGAACATCTTCATTTACTTCTTCGCCAAAAGATGCAAAATCTTCTCCTCCAACTGACTTAGATCGTGAGTCTAAAAATCTAACATTTTCGGCGACTACTTCTGTGACATATCTTCTTTGGCCATCTGGGGTTTCATAGCTTCTAGTTTGTATTCTACCGTCAACTCCCGCTAAGGAACCTTTTCTTAAATAGTTTGCACAATGTTCAGCTGCTGTTCTCCAAACAACAACTGGTATAAAGTCTGCATCCCTTTCCCCTTGTTGATTTGTATAATTTCTGTTGACAGCTAAGGTAAAAGTGGTTACAGCAATACCAGTATTGGGAGTATACCTAAGTTCTGGGTCTTTTGTGAGTCTACCCACTAATACCACTCGATTTATCATTGGTACTCCCCCTTATACTTAACCTTTTTTAACTATCATGTGTCTTAAGATTCCGTCGGTAATTTTTAGAATACGATCTAACTCATCAACAACTTGACCATTACCAGTAAAGTTAACTAAAACATAGTAACCTTCTTTTTTGTTGTTGATTTCGTAAGCTAAACGTTTTTTACCCCATTCATTAACCTCATCAACTGTTCCACCTTGATTGGTAATGATGCCGTTGAACTTTTCGATTAAAGCTTGAATAGCTTCTTGTTCAAGTTCAGGGTTTACAATAAATACTAATTCGTATTTTGTCATCGACATTCACCTCCTCCCTCTGGACTAACGGCCCTATTTTTCATAGGGCAGGGACTAATATATTATAACATAAAAATTAGAAAAAGCAAACCCTTCCTTTATTTAGGGTCTGCAAATTTTTTAAAACCTTTTTCAAATTTTTCCCTTGGTAATAACACACTTCTTTCACAATTTATACATTTTATTCTAAAATCTATTCCAACCCTTAAAATTTCCCAGACTTTATTACCACACGGATGGGGCTTTTTCATTTCTACTAAATCTCCTACTTGAAATTTTAAATTCATTCTAAGCGACCACTCCTTGTAAAGCCCTTGCCAACTGGTCTGGGCAAGATGTTCCATTCCTACATTGAATACCAGATAATTTTTCTATAATTTCTTCTACCCTTCTACCTTCTACTAACCTGGCAATTCCTTGTACATTTCCTGTACATCCCTTTATAAATTCTACTTTTACTACAATTCCATCCTTAACTTCGATTACTATTTCTTGAGAACATACTCCCTGTGGTTTAAATTTAAATAACAAAACAAATACCTCCTTAAACTATATTAACAATTATATCTATAATTTTATAAATAATTGGTGCAAATATCGAGTTTGCCATACTTATTTCAGGTAATTTATCTATTAAAAAATAGCTCAACCAATTTAAGATAATAATCACTATTGTCATAAATACAAAGTTTACTATGATATTTATAAAACAAGCTAATATTTTCTTATTATTATTCCCATTTAGTTCTATTTTTCTATTATACAACAATAATGATGATATTCCTTGTAGTATTAAGAAAATTAAAGTAAATATTATTAACATATTTAGTAATTGCCCTATTATACCACCAATGGTAATTAGCAATTCTTCTACTACAAAGCTTGTATTTTCTTTATAATACTCTTTTACTAGACGGTTTTGAATTTCCGTTGTTACAGGTAACTCTTCTACAATTTTTCTAACCATTAAATAATCTTTTACTGGTTCTTCAAAAACTTTAATTACATAGTCCTTTTGAGATAAAGTTTCTGTAATTTTTTCATATTTTACTATAGTTATTCTACCAAATAATGAAATAGATATTAATAATGCTTTTAGAAAAAATAATACTTTAATTATATATTTCTTATATTTTTTACTATAACCCCATATGCCGCTCCAAAAAATGCAGTTTATAAAAAGTAAATCTATAATCATAATCTTCACCTCCCTTAAAATTATTTAGGTATAGTGAAGATTATGATTAAAATCTAATTTAAATACAAAAATCAACTATAAAACAATGGATAATAACTTCATTATTAAATTTGCAGATATCCCTGCTACTAATCCCCCAATAGTATGGGATATTATAGCTTTGTTGATAAGCTCTCTAGTACCAAGGGCATCCATCATAGCTACATGGGTTGATAAATAACCTGACCAACACATTCCCATTGCTGTAAATACAGCAATATCACTAGCTTGTATTAAACCTCTTTCTAAAAATCCTGGGACTAACCCGATTGCAGCTCCTACAGCACCTAACGCAGTTACTGGAAAAGCTAAAGCTTCTGGACTTGAGAAACCAAAAATAGGTTCAAGGACTGGATATAAATATCTACCGATCCAAGGTAAAAATCCTACCCCTTCAAAGGCTGCTCCAGTATAGCCTTCTGGTGATGGGCCAAAGGTCAACATTAAAACTAAGGTACATATAAACAGTACCCCTGGGATTATAGCTAGTCCCATTTCTACCCCTGTTCTACCACCCTCTAAAACAGCTTCTAAAAATCTTTGGGGAATTGAACCATCCCTTATTTCCCGATATTCAAAAAGTTCTTTGTCATCTATATCTTCTCTATCATCTATAACATTATAAAATTTTTTTGTTGATCTTAGCATTAACCGTACACTTACAATACAACCAATAACAGCACCTATATTTCCTACAATAGCAGGTATAATGAACTCTTTACCTCTAGAAATCATAAAACTTGTTACGATTAGCCCCATTCCAAAAGCTGTCCCTAAATTACAAAGAACAGGTAACTGATGTTTTTTGAAGTATTTTTTAAAACCTTCATCTTTAGCTAAACTAATTATCGCAGGATTATCAGAAATATAAGTAGTTATTCCTCCAATAGCAGCTGCTCCAGGCAAATTAAAAAGGGGTTTCATTAGTGGTGATAATATTTTGTTAATTAAAGCTATTAAACCAAATTCAACTGCAACTGCTCCACAGGCTCCTGCTAATACAGCTACTGCCATTATATAAAGTACTGTGTCCAATAACAACACATGGGCAGTTTTCATAATAGTTGAAAACATATTATCAAATCCCATAATAAACCCTAGAGTTCCAACGAATAGAAAAAGAGCCCCTGATATTAAAAATGCCTCTAAGTTAACAGCTTTTACCCTTTTTTTAACAGTTTGAGCCATAACTCTCCACTCTCCAATTCTTTAATTACTTTTTAAATATACCGACGTAATAACTGCAAAAATTGTAGTTTTAACATTACCATTTAGTATTATTTCTGTAATCCAAGCAATCCCTCCTGCCATAATTGAAATTAAAATGGTTATAAAAATTTCTTTAAAATAATCTTCTAAATAACTAAAAAGTTTCTTCCTATATATTACGTAGGTTAATATATCATGAAAAATCTTAACACCTAAAAAAAGTAAGGATGTTAAGATTATTTTATTATCTATACCTCGCCCTGTAATGATGGAGTATAAAGCTTCTGCAAACAAAATTAAAATTATTAAATTAAAAATATATATACTGTAACTATTTTTCTTCATTATTTTCACCCTTTGAATGAATTCCTCTATTTCAAACATATCATCAATTTTTCACTAAAGCAACCCTTTTTTTGTTTTTAACAATTTAGAAAAAATATATTTAATTGAATTAACCATAATATATAAATTTAAAAATCCAAAAAAGGGATAAATATAACCTACTAAAGGGGTAAATCCAATTAGTGAAATAGATACTCCTAAAATTAGTAACAAAATAACCATAAGGTGGTAGTTTAATTTAAATTTTTCTTCTAATCTATTTATTAATCCAAATCCAATTCCCAGGGCAGAAGTTAAAATAGCAATACCAATAGCTATTATTAATAACCAACTAAATATTTTGTTGATATTAATTGTTAAGTCCATGATTGGTAAGTCTGAAGGAGACGCCAATTTAGCTGTTGCTCCTATCATTAAAAATAACATCAATCCCAATAATATACCTGCTAATAATGGAGCAATAATAACGGTTTTTTTATGGCAGATCTCTTTTTTTAATGAAGCTAGTACAACCATCCCTATTATTAAATTATAAGATACATAAACAATACTAGAAAACAGGTAATTTCTAGGAACAAGGGATGTAGATGTTGGAAAACTTTTTTCATATAACAAACTATAACTACAAAGAATCACTACTATTAAAAATAAAAAGGGTATAAGTATGCCATTTATGTTAATAATACCTTTTATCCCATTAATAAAAGATAACCAAAGTATAGTTATTATAATTAGATAAGCAATAAAACTATTAGGAATTATGTAGTTTATAAACAATGTATGGGCTGCCGCTATCATTATAGTAAAACTACCTAATAAAAATAGAGTTATTATAAAATCTATTATTTTTATGACTTTTCTACCAACCACTTTTTTCAATAAATCATAATAATTATATATTGATTCTTCATATACTATCTTAAGGTAAATCCAGCCAAAAAGTATAAAACCTAAAGTAGCCGTTATAGCTCCAATATATCCTTTGTTGTTAAATCTAGTAAAAAACTGAAAAACTTCTTGTCCGGTAGCAAACCCTGCTCCTACTATTACACCTACATAAGTTAAAGCGATTTTCCTAGATTCTTTATCCATAGTTAGCCCCCCTATTACCTTCTCCCATTGATTTTTTTAATTTTTGCAATTTCTTTATATAATTTCCTATGTCTTATGAATAATTTTTATGTTATTACATAAAAATTATTACGGCTAAAATTTAGGAGGTTTATTATGTTTGGGTTATTCGGTAAACCTGATAAAAAGATGTATAGTATAAGGGTTGATAGTAATTCACCTAACTGTCATTTTACTATTAAAAACAGCTTACTTGACTATATTCATACTGCTAAACCAGATTGGTCAGATCTCGTTGTAATGTGTATTGGTACAGACCGTTCTACCGGTGATAGTTTAGGTCCATTAGTTGGTAGTAAAATAGAAAAATTAAATAATATCGAAAGTGTTCATATTATGGGTACACTTGAAGATCCAGTACATGGAGCTAATCTTGAAGATAAATTAAAAAAATTGGTGAATTTTAAAAACCCCCTTGTAATTGCTATCGATGCTTGTTTGGGAAGCCTTGAAAATGTTAGTACTATATCCGTTGGGATCGGCAGTCTAAAACCCGGTGCTGGTGTAAAAAAAGAACTGCCGGAAGTAGGCCATATATATATAACAGGAGTAGTTAATGTCGGAGGTTTTATGGAATATTTTGTTTTACAGAATACCCGATTAGCTGTAGTTATGAAAATGGCTAATATTATAGCTGCTTCTTTGGAGTCAACAATTTTAGATTTAACTTTATTAAAAACCCATAAAAAAGCTTAAAGAAGGGCCAATGCCCTTCTTTTAATGTACTATTCTTCTTTGCACTTCTTCAACAACTTGTTCAGCTGTCAAAGCTCTACAATCTATTACCGGCACTTCATTTGTTACTGTTTGCATTCCTAAGAAATTTTCATCCATACCAGTTACTACTACTGCTACAGGATTTGTTACATTTTGAGATAAATTGACTGTTTTAAATCCTGCATTTTCTAGAGCTTGTTTTACATCTGTTAATCCATCTTCTACTGCCACTATATTTCTCATTTTTGAACCTCCTTAATTATTCTTTATAAAGGCCTGTTTATATTTTTTAATATTTCCTTCTCATTTATGCAAAAAAAAAAAAAGGTGTTTATCCCACCTTTTTAGACTCTTCCTTTTCT from Anaerobranca gottschalkii DSM 13577 includes the following:
- a CDS encoding adenylosuccinate synthase, with translation MKTLVIVGTQWGDEGKGKITDYMAERADVVVRYQGGNNAGHTIVIGGKTYKLHLIPSGILNKDKICIIGNGMVVDLEALVKEINYLEDLGVDVSNLRISESAHLILPYHKEIDLLAETRRGKNKIGTTGKGIGPAYMDKVARCGIRMADILDEEVFKEKLAANLEDKNLLIERYYGGQPLDFQEIYTKYLEYSKKIKQYICNTSVLLEEVLNSGKKVVFEGAQGTLLDIDHGTYPYVTASNPVAGGVCIGAGLGPSKIDKVLGVVKAYSTRVGDGPFPTEIFDQTADQIREIGREYGTTTGRPRRIGWIDTVILRHAKRVSGLDYLAITLLDVLTGQSKIKICTAYEIDGVKVEHFPATIEKLQKCKPVYEEMDGWTEDISKITSFDDLPINAQKYIRRIEELVGVPVAMISVGPKREQTKELISLL
- a CDS encoding NAD(P)/FAD-dependent oxidoreductase → MPMTYDVIIVGAGPAGIFTALELVKKDKDKKILILDKGRTIEKRTCPLRTLQKCVHCQPCGIVNGWSGAGAFSDGKLSLSPEVGGRLTEYMDYQKVQELIKYVDNIYVSFGANGKIHGLDNKKVEEIMYEASKYNIKLVPCPVRHLGTDLGYEVLKKMYYALKEHKNFTFLQLTEVTDLIIENEQIKGVKAKNKEGEKEYFGKNIVLAPGRGGAGWLEKLMKNANIKTENNEVDIGVRVEVPNSVLDHLTKHLYEPKLIYYSDTFENKVRSFCVNPGGYVSEEHYDENLAVVNGHSFADDKQKSPNTNFALLVSTKFTEPFDQPIEYGKYIAKLGNMITGGGILVQRLGDLLNGRRTNSHRLSKSTTVPTLKSAVPGDLSFVLPHRYLTSIVETLKAFDKIAPGIYSKNTLLYGVEVKFYSSKVSIDENFQTKIEGLYTIGDGAGLTRGLMQASVSGVVVARHICNK
- a CDS encoding M20/M25/M40 family metallo-hydrolase; protein product: MVNEKRLIEEFMELVKIDSITKKEGEVAKVIIKKLEELGAEVYVDKAGEKVGSNTGNIIAKIKGTLEKPTILFSAHMDTVVPGEGIKPIIKDGIIYSETDTILGADDKGGIAAILEGIRAVKENDIPHGDIEVVFTIAEEGGLFGAKNLDYKKLSAKMGYVLDSDGKPGTIVVKGPAQDKIEVVIKGKAAHAGVSPEEGVSAIVIASKAIAEMKLLRIDEDTTANIGIISGGTATNIVTDKVEIKGEARSTVEEKLNLQTKHMVDCFEKWAKELGGEAIVKTERMYSAFDLTEKDPVVQNAIKAARNLGFNVVLKATGGGSDTNILNTYGIPTVNLGIGMVKPHTTNEQISIEDLVNSAKYVIELLTTKEGS
- the rplI gene encoding 50S ribosomal protein L9; this encodes MKVIMLQTVKKVGKQGEIIEVSEGYARNFLIPKGYAVEASKGNVKVLDDKKQAEQRKKEKELKEAKEYAEKISNMELEILTKAGEGGKLFGSVTTKEIASLLEEKGIKVDKRKIELSEPIKSTGEYNVTIKLHPEITATVKLVIIPQ
- a CDS encoding DUF2232 domain-containing protein; this encodes MKRITTKSIVEGALLLGILVVLSLLTIYTPLGLVTFFLLPTPIIFAVIRHNIKVGLMISFLSIILLIVVGVDPYTSLVNMIFANFIGLTLGYSFSKKLKPTFTFLLTSVATLLSFICIFYLAVTFLEYDFLDEILEIQISSLEMVQSFLQQFGNNVDIEKQFIMSKADFIYILPALLILASMFYGYLALTVTQKILKSFKVPYEQLPPFSHWKFGYWLLWIFVLAQIIPIGFPQLTRIGVNILQVTVMVIVLQGISIITFYIKKINSKPLRIITMTLVILNFFGNPLFFQILLLASIGDFFINFRRI
- a CDS encoding MazG-like family protein codes for the protein MSGKEKIDIVKNIHSIEAIKVNILAGVTRIYDSLNKGKDELAVDYIIGLMIALFRLAKKLGFSYRKLDQKLVEKVNSLDGEGSTELKEDIEELKQYLMARGE
- the rpsR gene encoding 30S ribosomal protein S18, giving the protein MRKDKKRGRKKVCNFCVDKIEQIDYKSADKLRKYITDRGKIMPRRISGTCAHHQRQLTTAIKRARILALLPFTAE
- a CDS encoding single-stranded DNA-binding protein; amino-acid sequence: MINRVVLVGRLTKDPELRYTPNTGIAVTTFTLAVNRNYTNQQGERDADFIPVVVWRTAAEHCANYLRKGSLAGVDGRIQTRSYETPDGQRRYVTEVVAENVRFLDSRSKSVGGEDFASFGEEVNEDVPF
- the rpsF gene encoding 30S ribosomal protein S6; translation: MTKYELVFIVNPELEQEAIQALIEKFNGIITNQGGTVDEVNEWGKKRLAYEINNKKEGYYVLVNFTGNGQVVDELDRILKITDGILRHMIVKKG
- a CDS encoding DUF951 domain-containing protein, with product MNLKFQVGDLVEMKKPHPCGNKVWEILRVGIDFRIKCINCERSVLLPREKFEKGFKKFADPK
- a CDS encoding TIGR03905 family TSCPD domain-containing protein; amino-acid sequence: MLFKFKPQGVCSQEIVIEVKDGIVVKVEFIKGCTGNVQGIARLVEGRRVEEIIEKLSGIQCRNGTSCPDQLARALQGVVA
- a CDS encoding CD0519/CD1768 family membrane protein, with the translated sequence MAQTVKKRVKAVNLEAFLISGALFLFVGTLGFIMGFDNMFSTIMKTAHVLLLDTVLYIMAVAVLAGACGAVAVEFGLIALINKILSPLMKPLFNLPGAAAIGGITTYISDNPAIISLAKDEGFKKYFKKHQLPVLCNLGTAFGMGLIVTSFMISRGKEFIIPAIVGNIGAVIGCIVSVRLMLRSTKKFYNVIDDREDIDDKELFEYREIRDGSIPQRFLEAVLEGGRTGVEMGLAIIPGVLFICTLVLMLTFGPSPEGYTGAAFEGVGFLPWIGRYLYPVLEPIFGFSSPEALAFPVTALGAVGAAIGLVPGFLERGLIQASDIAVFTAMGMCWSGYLSTHVAMMDALGTRELINKAIISHTIGGLVAGISANLIMKLLSIVL